From the genome of Phytohabitans rumicis, one region includes:
- a CDS encoding DUF4365 domain-containing protein produces MWGLIELLVEELASRVPGGPETNDEVRRFHVLWLAASREHPPASTTPKDAAPTFSSRQSHTAPRPEIIGRIGTLIVYRAISEMGWHFQEQVFDYGVDAHIEIVNSDHEPTGQLIAVIIKTGLPYFRNRRGQGWVLRSPRPDQLKYLLGYALPVVTVLVNPDSNKAYWVHISPSNTTSRSDGWEVTLPENQLLGPDAAEALRNIATNRER; encoded by the coding sequence GTGTGGGGCCTGATCGAGCTTCTAGTGGAAGAGTTGGCGAGCCGGGTGCCAGGTGGCCCCGAGACGAACGACGAGGTCAGACGCTTCCACGTTCTCTGGCTGGCGGCGAGTAGAGAACATCCGCCGGCTTCCACCACACCCAAGGATGCGGCGCCGACATTTTCGTCGCGGCAATCGCATACGGCGCCACGTCCAGAGATAATTGGCCGCATTGGGACATTGATTGTCTATCGCGCGATCAGTGAGATGGGCTGGCACTTCCAGGAACAGGTCTTCGACTACGGAGTCGACGCGCACATCGAAATCGTCAACTCCGATCATGAGCCTACCGGTCAACTGATCGCCGTCATAATTAAGACCGGCCTACCCTATTTCAGGAACCGGCGGGGTCAAGGTTGGGTGCTCCGTTCTCCCCGGCCCGATCAGCTCAAATACCTACTGGGCTACGCTTTGCCCGTAGTAACAGTCCTTGTGAACCCCGATAGCAATAAGGCATATTGGGTGCACATCTCACCGTCAAATACCACCTCAAGAAGTGATGGCTGGGAGGTGACCTTGCCAGAGAATCAATTGCTTGGCCCGGATGCGGCCGAGGCGCTTCGAAATATTGCGACCAACAGGGAACGATGA